From Gallus gallus isolate bGalGal1 chromosome 14, bGalGal1.mat.broiler.GRCg7b, whole genome shotgun sequence, one genomic window encodes:
- the LOC107057021 gene encoding zinc finger CCCH domain-containing protein 11A-like isoform X1 yields the protein MGTFQAVLLFSRVVSFCVQGDSCPFRHCEAALGSEQVCRLWVEGRCSSGNCKFRHMRIDKKRSEIPCYWEDQPGGCQKAHCAFLHLKERGGNGLAVPPSQKADASGLPPKSGLAGSLGKKPGKAPKRVDIPTSSHGPAGKKRKRSEEEEGKVKELPCKKRVKGGRKEAVKPIDWKTTFPPKQKRKRKAAEMHPSAAEDTDEPPAKKLPTAIVPALPGDSLVTIPAVETPPSSLELLPGSQADSVAQSEVSSAPSYSSQDAAETQQLSCAEAGEALVSEEDDLEQFMMEITGELEGEIEVDAEKDVDELLLELSDIIDSVTP from the exons ATGGGCACGTTTCAGGCCGTACTCTTATTTTCCCGTGTGGTTTCCTTTTGCGTGCAGGGAGACAGCTGTCCCTTCCGCCACTGTGAAGCGGCTCTGGGGAGCGAACAAGTGTGCCGGCTGTGGGTGGAGGGTCGCTGTTCCAGTGGCAACTGCAAGTTCAGGCACATGAGAATTGAT aagaagCGCAGTGAGATTCCGTGCTATTGGGAGGATCAACCAGGAGGCTGTCAGAAAGCCCACTGCGCCTTTCTCCACTTGAAGGAACGCGGTGGGAACGGACTGGCCGTACCACCAAGCCAAA AAGCTGACGCCAGTGGCCTTCCTCCGAAGAGCGGCCTTGCAGGAAGTCTGGGCAAGAAGCCTGGGAAGGCACCAAAGAGAG TTGACATCCCAACTTCCTCCCATGGCCCGGCTGGAAAAAAACGCAAGCGatctgaggaggaggagggaaaagtaAAAGAATTGCCCTGCAAGAAACGAGTCAAGG GTGGACGCAAGGAGGCCGTGAAGCCTATTGATTGGAAAACCACCTTCCCCCCCAAGCAGAAACGGAAAcgaaaagcagcagagatgcatcCATCTGCTGCTGAGGACACAGATGAGCCCCCAGCTAAAAAACTACCTACG GCCATCGTTCCAGCCCTGCCCGGGGACAGCCTGGTGACCATTCCTGCAGTCGAAACACCTCCAAGCAG CCTGGAACTGCTTCCAGGAAGCCAGGCGGACTCCGTGGCACAGTCGGAGGTCTCAAGTGCACCATCCTATTCCTCACAAGACGCAGCTGAgacacagcagctgagctgcgcAGAGGCGGGGGAAGCACTCGTCTCTGAAGAGGACGATCTCGAGCAGTTCATGATGGAGATCACAGGAGAACTGGAAGGAGAAATTGAGGTGGACGCTGAGAAGGATGTGGACGAGCTCCTTCTGGAACTGTCTGACATCATTGACAGTGTAACACCATAG
- the LOC124417192 gene encoding uncharacterized protein LOC124417192 — protein MRQCPLRAGCRRSLRGREPSRALGDRREALRASAGRLPGLWGSRVQAEPGCSRQPSPCAVPADGRPAGRPAGGASGPFSVFRRRDSCVLPGFASPPRSFASLGCRAEGKLSSRKGRLVQAAPRSVSAASGSLPLFQMLLFPFQAKAKGTAPRPAVAKCARGCCASCCAFAFLLRSSSGSERVRGIAQVGKDLKDDRQVLSHCSSRQFEGDELQPALLAAGCEAGGPEARSLARRCHRNESFLSVFPLERDLRGEYNWWLERSVKDRCVWAVLCGAGDWT, from the exons ATGCGGCAGTGCCCGCTCCGTGCCGGCTGCCGCCGCTCCCTGCGGGGCCGTGAGCCTTCCCGGGCGTTGGGTGATCGGCGAGAGGCGTTACGCGCCTCCGCCGGAAGGCTGCC CGGGCTTTGGGGCTCCCGAGTGCAGGCAGAGCCCGGCTGCTCGCGGCAGCCGTCGCCCTGTGCCGTCCCAGCGGATGgacggccggccggccggccggcggGAGGGGCTTCGGGCCCCTTTTCTGTCTTCCGCCGGCGTGACTCGTGTGTTCTTCCTGGCTTCGCCTCACCTCCTCGGTCGTTTGCCTCTCTTGGCTGCCGTGCTGAGGGTAAGCTCTccagcaggaaaggaaggctgGTGCAGGCAGCGCCCCGGTCTGTGAGCGCGGCGAG cgGTTCGCTGCCGCTGTTCcagatgcttctgtttcccttccAAGCGAAGGCTAAGGGAACGGCCCCGCGTCCTGCCGTTGCTAAGTGTGCCCGAGGATGCTGTGCTTCATGCTGTGCCTTCGCCTTCCTGCTGAGGAGCTCCTCTGGCTCGGAGCG CGTCCGTggaatcgctcaggttggaaaagacctgaagGATGACAGGCAGGTGTTGTCTCACTGCAGTTCAAGACAATTTGAAG GTGATGAGCTACAGCCAGCTCTGTTGGCTGCTGGGTGTGAAGCGGGAGGACCCGAAGCCCGGTCCCTTGCACGCCGATGTCATAGGAACGAGAGCTTTCTTTCGGTCTTCCCTCTGGAAAGAGATCTAAGAGGCGAGTATAACTGGTGGCTGGAAAGGTCTGTGAAGGACCGTTGTGTTTGGGCGGTCCTTTGTGGAGCCGGGGATTGGACCTGA
- the LOC107057021 gene encoding zinc finger CCCH domain-containing protein 11A-like isoform X2 has translation MSQRGVDCYFYFYSTCTKGDSCPFRHCEAALGSEQVCRLWVEGRCSSGNCKFRHMRIDKKRSEIPCYWEDQPGGCQKAHCAFLHLKERGGNGLAVPPSQKADASGLPPKSGLAGSLGKKPGKAPKRVDIPTSSHGPAGKKRKRSEEEEGKVKELPCKKRVKGGRKEAVKPIDWKTTFPPKQKRKRKAAEMHPSAAEDTDEPPAKKLPTAIVPALPGDSLVTIPAVETPPSSLELLPGSQADSVAQSEVSSAPSYSSQDAAETQQLSCAEAGEALVSEEDDLEQFMMEITGELEGEIEVDAEKDVDELLLELSDIIDSVTP, from the exons ATGTCTCAGCGAGGAGTCGACTGCTACTTCTATTTCTACTCCACCTGCACGAAG GGAGACAGCTGTCCCTTCCGCCACTGTGAAGCGGCTCTGGGGAGCGAACAAGTGTGCCGGCTGTGGGTGGAGGGTCGCTGTTCCAGTGGCAACTGCAAGTTCAGGCACATGAGAATTGAT aagaagCGCAGTGAGATTCCGTGCTATTGGGAGGATCAACCAGGAGGCTGTCAGAAAGCCCACTGCGCCTTTCTCCACTTGAAGGAACGCGGTGGGAACGGACTGGCCGTACCACCAAGCCAAA AAGCTGACGCCAGTGGCCTTCCTCCGAAGAGCGGCCTTGCAGGAAGTCTGGGCAAGAAGCCTGGGAAGGCACCAAAGAGAG TTGACATCCCAACTTCCTCCCATGGCCCGGCTGGAAAAAAACGCAAGCGatctgaggaggaggagggaaaagtaAAAGAATTGCCCTGCAAGAAACGAGTCAAGG GTGGACGCAAGGAGGCCGTGAAGCCTATTGATTGGAAAACCACCTTCCCCCCCAAGCAGAAACGGAAAcgaaaagcagcagagatgcatcCATCTGCTGCTGAGGACACAGATGAGCCCCCAGCTAAAAAACTACCTACG GCCATCGTTCCAGCCCTGCCCGGGGACAGCCTGGTGACCATTCCTGCAGTCGAAACACCTCCAAGCAG CCTGGAACTGCTTCCAGGAAGCCAGGCGGACTCCGTGGCACAGTCGGAGGTCTCAAGTGCACCATCCTATTCCTCACAAGACGCAGCTGAgacacagcagctgagctgcgcAGAGGCGGGGGAAGCACTCGTCTCTGAAGAGGACGATCTCGAGCAGTTCATGATGGAGATCACAGGAGAACTGGAAGGAGAAATTGAGGTGGACGCTGAGAAGGATGTGGACGAGCTCCTTCTGGAACTGTCTGACATCATTGACAGTGTAACACCATAG